Part of the Micromonospora inyonensis genome, CCCGGTCATCGCGCTGCTCTGCGTGCTGCGTTTCATCATGACGTTCACCAAGTTCGACGACGTCTACCTGCTCACCGGAGGCGGGGCCGGCACCGACGTGGTCAGCGTGCGGGTCTACGAGTTCCTGACCGCCCGCTTCGACATCGGCGCCGCTGCGGCCCAGGCCCTGGTCATCGCGGCCGTCCTGGTCGTGCTGCTCGCGGTGTACCTGAGGTTCTTCGCGCCGCGCATCGAGGAGGGGGAACGGTGAACCGCGACGTCCTGGAGACCCGGATCTTCGGGTTCCTGCGCCGGGTGGTCATCGTGGGCCTGGTCCTGGTGACCGTCTTTCCCTTCTACTACATGGTCCTGCTCTCCCTGCGCCCGATCGACCGGGTCATCCTCGACCCCGGCAAGCTGTGGGTGTCGGGGCAGGAGCTGACCGTCGACACCTACCGCGCCGTGCTGCGGTCGGTCTCCGGCGGCGGGCAGGGCTTCCTCGCCCTGCTCGGCAACTCCGCCCTGGTCTCCCTGGCCACGGTCGCGGTGACGCTGCTGGTGGCCATCCCCGGCTCCTACGCGGTGAGCCGGCTGCGCTTCGTCGGCCGGCGGCAGGTCAGCGCGCTGTTCCTGTCGGTGTACCTGTTCCCCAGCATTTTGCTGGCGATCCCGCTCTTCGTGCTCTTCACCCGGCTCGGGCTGCGCGGCTCGCTCGGCGGGCTGGTGCTGGTGTACATCGCGCAGACGATCCCCGTCTCGATCTACATGCTGCGCAGCTACTTCAGCACCATCCCGGACAGCCTGGAGGAGGCCGCCGCGATGGACGGCGCGAGCCGCTTCCAGACCATCCGGCGGGTGGTGCTGCCGTTGGCGGCACCGGCCATCATGGCCAACGCCCTCTACATCTTCATGATCGCCTGGAACGAGTTCCTCTTCGCCCTGCTGTTCCTCGCCGAGAAGCGGGAGAGCTGGACGGTCTCGCTGGGCCTCGCCCAGCTCTCCGGCGGCATCGAGGTGTCCAAGACCGTCCTGATGGCCGGGTCCGTGGTCCTGACCCTGCCGATCGTGGCACTCTTCTTCGCGGCCGAGCGCATGCTCACCGAGGGGCTCACCAGCGGGGCGGACAAGGGTTAGGAGGCACGGTCGGAGATGCCAGGCACGTCCGCCGGTGACCTGTTGGCACTGATCAGGTCCGGACGGGCCCGGACCCGTGGCGAGCTGCAACGGGTGACCGGCCTGTCGCGGTCGACCGTGGGTCAACGGCTCGACCGGCTCATCCAGGGCGGATACCTACGGGAGACCGGGGTCGACGAGTCCAGCGGCGGCCGGCCCTCGATCCTGCTGGAGTTCAACGACCAGCACGGCGTGGTCCTGGTGGCCGACCTCGGGGCCACCTACGCCCACCTCGCCGTGCTCGACCTCGCCGGACGGTCCCTGGCCGAGGAGCGGGTCAACCCGCGCATCGCCGACGGGCCGCAGGCCGTCCTGGAGTGGATCGGCGACCGGCACGACAAGCTGCTGACGATCGCCGGGCGTCGCCCCGACGAGGTACGCGGCGTCGGTCTCGGCGTACCCGGCCCGGTGGACTTCTCCACCGGCCGGGTACGCCAGCCGCCGATCATGCCGGGCTGGGACGACTACCCGATCGTCGAGCACCAGCGCCGCCGCTGGGCGGTGCCGGTGCTGGTGGACAACGACGCCAACCTGATGGCGCTCGGCGAGCAGGTCGCGGTCCACCCGGACTGCCCGGCCATGGTGCTGATCAAGGTGGCGACCGGGATCGGCGCCGGTGTGGTGGTCAACGGCGCGGTGTACCGGGGCATCGACGGCGGGGCGGGCGACCTCGGCCACATCCGGCTGCACGGGTACGACACGTTCCGGTGCATGTGCGGCTCGTACGGCTGCCTCGCCGCCGTCGCCAGCGGCGGCGCGCTGGCCCAGCAGCTCAGCGCGGCGGGCACGCCCACCGCGTCCAGCCGGGAGTTCCTCGCCCGGGTCACCGCCGGTGACCCGGAGGCGCGGCGGCTGGCCCGTACCGCCGGCCAGCGGGTGGGCGAGGTGCTGGCGACCGTGGTGTGCCTGCTGAACCCGGGGGTGCTGGTGATCGCCGGGGACCTCGCCGAGACGCACTTCGTCACCGGCGTGCGCGAACTGCTGTACCAGCGCGCGCTGCCCCGCGCCACGCAGCGCCTCACGGTGACCACCAGCCGGCTGGGCGAGCGGGCCGGGATCGTCGGCGCGCACGCCATGGTGGTCGACAGCGTGTACGCCCCGGAGGCCGTGAACCGACAACTGAGCGACGCTCCCGACGCGAGGAACGGCCGATGACCACACCTCCCGTCCGGGTCGGACTCGTCGGCGCCGGGACGTGGGCGGCGCGGATGCACGCGCCGATGCTCGCGGCCGGCCCGGAGACCGTCCTCAGCGGCGTCTGGTCCCGACGCGGCGACGCCGCCGGGGCACTGG contains:
- a CDS encoding carbohydrate ABC transporter permease, whose product is MNRDVLETRIFGFLRRVVIVGLVLVTVFPFYYMVLLSLRPIDRVILDPGKLWVSGQELTVDTYRAVLRSVSGGGQGFLALLGNSALVSLATVAVTLLVAIPGSYAVSRLRFVGRRQVSALFLSVYLFPSILLAIPLFVLFTRLGLRGSLGGLVLVYIAQTIPVSIYMLRSYFSTIPDSLEEAAAMDGASRFQTIRRVVLPLAAPAIMANALYIFMIAWNEFLFALLFLAEKRESWTVSLGLAQLSGGIEVSKTVLMAGSVVLTLPIVALFFAAERMLTEGLTSGADKG
- a CDS encoding ROK family transcriptional regulator, with protein sequence MPGTSAGDLLALIRSGRARTRGELQRVTGLSRSTVGQRLDRLIQGGYLRETGVDESSGGRPSILLEFNDQHGVVLVADLGATYAHLAVLDLAGRSLAEERVNPRIADGPQAVLEWIGDRHDKLLTIAGRRPDEVRGVGLGVPGPVDFSTGRVRQPPIMPGWDDYPIVEHQRRRWAVPVLVDNDANLMALGEQVAVHPDCPAMVLIKVATGIGAGVVVNGAVYRGIDGGAGDLGHIRLHGYDTFRCMCGSYGCLAAVASGGALAQQLSAAGTPTASSREFLARVTAGDPEARRLARTAGQRVGEVLATVVCLLNPGVLVIAGDLAETHFVTGVRELLYQRALPRATQRLTVTTSRLGERAGIVGAHAMVVDSVYAPEAVNRQLSDAPDARNGR